The nucleotide sequence gtcaaaatcaTCTGTAGCAACAATATCTCTGGTTTTCTCATCTGTAGCAGTAATTACAGCATAGGCAGCTGTCACAGAAGCTGCAGCGGCAGCTGCAGCTGGTGATTGAAGAAGACGAGGTTGAACTAAATTTCTTTCCTTGGGTTTCAAAACAAAGATCTGCAGCAAAGTGCTCATTTTTGTCAGATAGTTAAGCATGTCTTTTAACATTAGGAATAGATAACTGAAAGAAACTCAGGCACTCAAGCCGCTAACATATACGAAGACAATCCCAGAAAATGAATCTAATATCTGACATATAACACATGAATCATTTcccccaaaaaaaaaaggtaATATGACTAGATATCATTCACTTAAACTGAGCACCTCGTTGCTGTATTTCCCATTGTAACCGCCAAAGGCAATTAGAACCTTTTCACCATCAACTGTGGTTGAGCAAAGGGTGAGACCCTGTATAAAGTATCAAATAAGCACAAGTCAAAAGATAGTATTAAAAGTGTGTTGGTAAGTCACAGTTTAGTCTTACATCACCACATTTTGCAAAGCTCAAGATCTAAGGAACATGAATGTGTTTCTTAATGGCATATTTGATTGTTGCCCCCAAAAATAAACAGCACACTGTCATTTATTTAGGCTAATGTTGAAACAAAAAGAATTGCAAATGAAAGTACCACAAAGATGGCATGGCATTTTGTAATGGTGTTTGCAAGAGTAAAAGTTAAACCTGATTGTAAAGCATTAAGCCATCCCTAACATCTATCCACAAAAGTATTGTAACCAAATCTAGACAAGTGTTggaaaaaaatatgaaaacaagaGTTAGATGTGAATAATCATGATAATATGATATTTAGTAAATAAGCAGTGTACAGAAGGCAAAATAAAAAGTTGTCAATGTGAGTCTATTACAATTTTACATCCATGCACTCGAGACATGAAATTGCAGATGGAATGCTGCTACAAGACTACCTTACTTTATGGTGAGTTTAGCTAATTCCAGAACTAGGAAACACAATTGCACCAAATATTTCTTACCTCACAAGCTAGAGGATCTCTAGCTGAGACGCTGGTGACCACTGACCACACAAACTTGGAAGCATTCATTACAATTGTATCAGTGGAACCTGCAACATGTGCATTTACATAGATATTAGATCATAAGTAATTGTACCCAAAAAAAATATAAACACTAATTGCAGCATCCTGTGCACATTACCATTTGCATTATCTCCACCACCAACAATGTACCAGTTTTCATCAATCATAGCACCAGCATGACCACTTCTAGGAGTTATATGTGCTCCTTGGGCATCAGGTTGAGACCACTCCAGCTGTTAGCACAAGAAATTACTTAAGCGAGTATTGAAAGTATATTATTCATTCCTATGTTCATTGGAGTCTTCAAATTTAATGTTAAActtctgagagagagagagagagagagaacatagACTTGATCCCATCTTGTAGAAGTACGGTGTAATTTGCttagcatgtctgcatgtcaccTTAATACCTTATGCCATACAGCAGCTTCTTTTAGACATAGTGAAATGGAGTCCTACCCTATCAATGGATTGTAATTACTATTAACTTGGTAAAGTTTTTGAATTTGGTAGTCCTACTAAAACCAAAACTACTAGTACGTGTAAAATGATTTGAAGGCACTCATAAGCAATCAAAGAACAAGATTAGAAGATGGATTGCAACAGATTGTTTTTGTAAAATTATTCGAAGTTCCAAAGTATATAAGAACACAAATGAACTTGTGTAACCTAACTCGTAAACAACATTCAGTACTTACAGTTTGCAAATCGAGTAGGTAAAGATCATTGAAGCATGTAGagtgagaagagccaccaaagatcaGAAGATACTGGTCAGCGTAAACAGCAGCTGAATGATCGTACCTAGGAGCCGGACCACCTTTCCTATTTCACAATAGGAAAACAAAACAATAAGCTCAGCAAGAGCTTGGAATTACACAAGGATATTTTCAGTATAAGCTGTACATAATTCTTACTCTGATTTGATTTCTTCCCACatcattgtctccaagtcaagTATATGAAGATCATTCAGTAGCCTTCTCTTGTTATCCTCTCCACCAAACATTAGTAATCGAGAACCAAGTAGGGATACAGATTGGCCACCTCGAGCTGTCTAAAAAAACAATAGAACTCAGCAAGGTCCCAGGTAAACATGTGCACCAGTTCACTTACAAATCAGTTTGTTTTTAAGTGCGGAAGAAAGGATTCTTACTGGAACTTTTCCATAAGTATCAACAGCAGACCAGCTATTGGCTTGCACATCAATAAGCCAAACTGCATCCAGAAATTCAGCACTATCATTTACAATCAGTTTGGCTCTAGTAGAACTGAGATCACTACAATAAAATTAACAAGCAACAGGCAATGTTTTGGGAAAAAGGGGTACATCAACGTAGCATGGGAAACAACTGAATTACTGGTGTACTGAGAACTATATGTGCGTCAAAGGAAATCTATGATCTCACATTTTTCTGCTCTAAGTTTAGTGTGTTACAAAAAATGTAATGGTTTCATGAAGAAATACCTGAAACCttatttgatgatgatgatgacctcgTGTTTCCAGCTACAACCACGAGATAATTTTTCCACTTGACCTGAGCAAAAAACAACGGTCAGCATAGATCATAACAGCTGTTTGGATCGAATGAACAAGACATTAAAAATTCCATTAAAAAggaaggattgtatgtttaccaAACTGTGGCCTGCTAATGCTGGGAAAGATCCACCTGTGGCATTGTTTTCATGATTCAGCTGGTTTGAGTCTCTAGCAGGGTTTAACGCTGACCACGTGGATGTCCTAAAATAAAAAACCTGCCAAACGTGTCCGAGTTTGTTCAAATATAGGTAACGGAAAACCGTGAGGGATGAGATTTAGTGGCGTGGCAAACCTGGACATCCGATAGAGAACGGCCGTTGCGACTCCCTCCGACCACATACAGCTTGTCTTGGACCACTTGCGCGGCATGCTGTCACATATCAGCGCACTTGAGGAGTGAGGGCGGTAACCGAAGCAGAGGGTTCAATCAACGCACAACACACCACGGCCAGCAGATCTAATTCATTCCGCCATTCACCCCGTCGTCCTAGTGCAGCATAGACACATGGAAGTCCTAGTGCAGTATAGACACATGGACGGAAATTACCGCTTGATGGGCCAATGTCCCTTCCTCGTGACTCGTGAGCTAAGCTAAAACTAGCCGCTAGACATAAACGGGACGGACACTAGAAGGCAGAACTACAGCGCGGTTCCTGCTGCAATCTGTGGCAGGCGATGCATCTGTTTGCACCGATCGAATTTGCACCCAGTAATGAATATGAAGTGATGATGGTGACGGCACACTAGGAAGGCTCCTAGCTGGTTACGAAATCACAGCGAGATCGCCGCCAGCAACGGTAACGGCGACGAGGAAATCGATCGAATGATACAGTAGTAGGTATAACAGCAGCAGCAGAAAGGCAGGAACCGCTCGTGCCATACCTTATAgcgcgcgggcgggcgcggcgagCCCCCGGCGGGGCTCAGCAGCACCCACTGGTCGTACGGCGCCGCGGCGAGGCCGGCGTCGCCGCTGATTCCCTCCCCCATTCCCCCACCGACGCCCCCAACCCACCTGGGATGGATGAATCTGGGCGAGATTGATCCGGGTGCGGGATTCACTGAGGACTGATTCCTTGGCTGGGCTAGGGAGAGGGATGGAATGGAGAAACGGACTTGGATCTGAGGGAAGGGAGTGGAAGAGGGAGACCCCGGGCCTCTCGTCCGATGACTCGGACGGAGTCCGCCGCGTGCGTGCGTGTCACGTCCGTTCCGTTGGGGCGACGGAACGGCGAGCTACTGCATCACGCTTCGTCAGGGCAGACGCGTAAACCCGCCCTGTGAAAACGTATTATTTGAGTGAACACGTTAGGGCGTGTTTGGTGCAGCTTCGGCTccggcgctggcgctggcgctaGGTTTGGCATGGAGCTGGAGGAGCCGCACCAGAAGAAACGCTTCTGTGTGTTTGGAGGAGGAGTCGACATCCCACTCTGCCTCACGAaagaagcctatggtgtgtttGTTTTCGCTTATAATCGGAATCGAGGTGGAAATATTTTAGATTATGTAATTATCGGGGAGTTGAAAACAATCCTAAATGAACTGTACCGGCGTTTTGCGAACCGTGAGCGAGCGACTGCGTTTCTCACAACGCGACTCTTTTTCCACCCTCTGCCCCTCCGCTCACCCGTCCGTGTCCCGTCCGCTCCCCTCCACTCGTGACTCGCTCGCTAGGGTTCACGCCGCCGCCTACGCtcacgccgcccctcccctccgctCGCGTCGCCCCTCCCGCTGTCATCTTCTCCGGAGGCACCCGCAGTTGTTCGGTCGGTGGAGGCCGTCTCCCCCGTCGCCCTTTCCTCTACTCCGACTGAAGGTGTTCCGCTTCGTCTACGACCCCCTCCATCCTGGTTCCCTTGATTTGTTGAGGTACTTTTCTTCATACCCGATCTATGGATTGCTTTGATTTGTATTACAAAAGGACGAATTATAGATGAGTACCATGGCCAGGGATATGTCTGTGCAGATGTTGAATGTTTTTTGTTTTAGGAATTAGAGTTGCATTGCTTTGGTTAAGAATTTTTCTTCAAATATAATGTTGAATGCTTGTGTTTTATATATTTATTAGTCTGTGGAGATTTGAAATGGACAAGTCACCAAAAGTTCAAGCAAAATGGGATGCTTTTTCTACTAAGGCCTTCAATGACATTTGTGTGGAAGAAGTTCTTGCCCACGATAGGCCTGGACATTGTTTGAATAGTTTGGGCTATGCAAATCTTGTCCGAAAGTTCTTCGAACGTACCAAGAGGTACTTAAGTGTTTTTGTGGGCATGTGGTGCACCTCAATCGTTTAGGCAAGTGAAGAACAAGTTCACCCACTCATTAGAAACTATTAGCGGGAAATTTACAGAGGTACTTAAGTGTTTTTTTGGGCATGTGGTGCACCTCAATCATTTAGGCAAGTGAAGAACAAGTTCACCCACTCATTAGAAACTATTAGCAGGAAATTTACAGAGGTACTTAAGTGTGTCATGCAGTTGGCTTTTTACATTGTGAGGCCTACATATCCACATTTTGGTTCTATACATCCTAAGCTACAAGAAGCTAGGTTTTGACCTCATTTCAAAGATTGCATTGGTGCAATTGATGGCACACATATACCAGTAACTGTTCCACTGCATGAGCAACCTAAATACATTGGTCGCCATGGTTATGCTTCGCAAAATGTAATGGCGGTCTGTGACTTTGATATGCGATTCATATTTGTTATCACTGGTTGGCCCGGATCTGTGCATGACAGTCGTGTCTTATTGGATACTCTAGTCACATACAAGCAATAATTCCCACACCCTCCCGAAGGTACGTATCTTTTGGACTCAACTCATTTTTTTGCAATTGACAAGGATATGAGGTGTTAAGTAACCTACAATTACAAAATGTAGGGAAGTATTATCTCGCCGATTCAGGATATCCTAATAAAAAAGGATATCTTGCACCATACAAGGAACAAATGTACCATGTTTCTAAATGGCAACACGGTCGTACTCCAGTGGGATTCAAGGAGGTGTTCAATAATGCGCATTCAAGTTTGAGAAACGTGATTGAGAGGTCATTTGGAGTCCTAAAGATGAAATGACGCATTCTCTTGAAGATGCCCAAATATTCAGTGGACAAGCAATAAAAAATTATAGTTGCTTGTATGGCCCTTCACAATTTCATTAGAGACAATTCCACAAATGATGCTTACTTTCAATCAAATATCGAAGAAGAAGGTACAGATGGACCCGAATTCAGCTCGGGTGAAGGAAGTGCTTCTGGAGATGATATGGTTGGCTGATGAACTGTTGTATCGATCTCAATTTGTCTAGACTTTTGTTAATTTCATGTTGCCTACACATTAGTTATTGtcacaaactaattattatggaaaCACAAAAAATTAGTACCATAACTGTTTTCAGCTCGTATCCAGTGAATAAATGAGGTGTCATCAATCTCAGGGGCATACAGGTCATTTTGCACTCATGACAGACAATCTAAGGGCAATAATCAGGATTGCCAAACACTCTCGATTGTTTAGACAGCAGATTCTTTTCATCGCAGCTTATCAAAAAATCTTGATCAGATTAAAATTGATTCTCAGATAAGCGTTCCCAAACAGGGCCTATAATAACTATTGTCATGTTCGCTTTAACTTATTCAGAACCACTTTTTagatatgaaatagtgtttttctctcacaatattttagtGTAAGCATCTTCATAAGTTAAATTTCAGCATAAGTGAACAGGCTGTATAACTATGAGGTTGTACCAAATAGGCGCTTAGATAAGAAGATGTAGTCCAAAGAGATGTGCATCTGATGGTAATTGACATATTAAGTAGTCATATACTACGTTAATCTCAAAAAAGGTAGGCATACCACATAATGTGTAGTGTGTGTatttatatctatacctaatattaatctataggaaaaagtctacttgacCCCCTcaactatcatacttggtctacttcaccctctcaactatgaaaccgtctgttttaccccctaaactatctaaaaccgtctgttttaccccctggggcggttttcagcggcggttttgctacagtaacagcgggctTGCTACAGTGGCGGTGGTTTGCTacagttactgtagcaaaaccgccgctgaaaaccgccccagggggtaaaacagacggttttagatagttcagggggtaaaacagacggtttcatagttgagggggtgaagtagaccaagtatgatagttggggggggtcaagtagactttttccttaatctatatctatacctacctAATAAATTTTAGCCTATTTTTTTGTCTATCCATTTTTTGGTTCGTTTCCATCTAATTACCGGACAACTAAGAGTTTCTTCCGTTCAAACTTGCATATATAACATGTACCATACAAGTTAGAATAGCACTTGTCTAACATGATACACAGTCTGATTACAAAACATATTGGATCGTGCAAGACCAAATTAATAATCACCCAACAAATCAAAAGGATTGCAGCTACAACTCTATCTCTCAGCAATAGGTAGGAAACAATTCCAATTGAAACTGGTTCGACCAGACAGGTGCATGCAGGCACAGGACACCAAATTCCTAATCCTAATCGGACTCAAGCCAAGAACCTGGTATGCCCAAAACAGGTGCACGCAGGGACAAGATATCTCCAAGCCAATAATCGGACTGACATATAGCCATGAAACTAAAAATAGGCAAATAGctagcatccaagctaaaacttgAATATTAAACAACTAACTCTGACCTCCTGCATGTACATGTCTCCTCCTCCCTGGGAACGAGATCGTCTGCAGTTGACAAATACGACTTGTCCCTGCAGTTGCTCATCCAAACCGTTGATACTAGATCCAAGGGTGAGCTTTAGGAAACTAATTTAATAGGCCTCCAACCGGCCCATGTGAGTCCATCCCGCACGATTCTTATCCGCTCGCGACACCAACCTCCGCCTCCGTCGTCGCTCGTTCCCCATGCCGTGTGGCTCCTCCGTCGTCGCCGGGCACATCACCGAAGCGCCCCGGTGCTCCCGTACTCTTCTGGCGCCACACCGGATTGGGCGCTGCCGTCCTGGTCAGGCGCGCGGCGCGCGTCGTTGGTGCCGGCCGTCGTTCCTCTAACACCATTGCACGGCGCAGCGGCTCCATCCTCGTCCTCGCCAGGTGCGTCACTGGAGCGGCGCAGCACTCCCGACCTCTCGTCACCAGATCGACGCATCACTGGACCGGCGGTGCCGTCCTCGCCAGGGGCGCGTGAGGTGTCGGCGCTTGTCACTCCGCCACCCGCCACCATGCACGAGCCTCATCGCCGACGAAGCTACTGCACCGTGTCTGATCTCGTCGACTACACGCTGCTCTGTTGTACGTGAAGGGCTGTGCTGGCATTGGGCCGAAGCCCAGCTAGCTGAGGGGGGCAGCGCATATGCTCCGGTCACCGTTAGATACGAATAAACGGCCAGATGTTCAGCAACCGTAGAGAGAAGTCATGTAGCCAACTGCAGAGGATCTCATTCCCCTCCCTGCGCTTCACACATGCAAACGTGTATATGGCA is from Miscanthus floridulus cultivar M001 chromosome 7, ASM1932011v1, whole genome shotgun sequence and encodes:
- the LOC136464875 gene encoding acyl-CoA-binding domain-containing protein 4-like isoform X1, whose amino-acid sequence is MGEGISGDAGLAAAPYDQWVLLSPAGGSPRPPARYKHAAQVVQDKLYVVGGSRNGRSLSDVQVFYFRTSTWSALNPARDSNQLNHENNATGGSFPALAGHSLVKWKNYLVVVAGNTRSSSSSNKVSVWLIDVQANSWSAVDTYGKVPTARGGQSVSLLGSRLLMFGGEDNKRRLLNDLHILDLETMMWEEIKSEKGGPAPRYDHSAAVYADQYLLIFGGSSHSTCFNDLYLLDLQTLEWSQPDAQGAHITPRSGHAGAMIDENWYIVGGGDNANGSTDTIVMNASKFVWSVVTSVSARDPLACEGLTLCSTTVDGEKVLIAFGGYNGKYSNEIFVLKPKERNLVQPRLLQSPAAAAAAASVTAAYAVITATDEKTRDIVATDDFDIKRAQPASNSKKFVAEIDVLNGENGKLASRLAEVRDENSKLKDKLDMANLSYGELAKELKSVQDQLAAEGSRCQKLESQITAARKRLESAGSLENELDVLRQQISQVEQTIATTQRRKSGGVWKWVAGGAEVSDDE